The Geobacter sp. AOG2 genome includes a window with the following:
- a CDS encoding DUF4177 domain-containing protein produces the protein MPTYKVIELGTVTEEAIEETLNEWTAKGWRFDGMQFAMRESSRRPSMAFVLFTLDHAEKDVP, from the coding sequence ATGCCGACTTATAAAGTGATCGAACTGGGTACCGTCACCGAGGAAGCCATCGAGGAGACGCTCAACGAGTGGACAGCCAAAGGATGGCGCTTCGACGGCATGCAGTTTGCCATGCGCGAATCCAGCCGGCGGCCGAGCATGGCCTTTGTGCTGTTCACGCTGGACCACGCGGAGAAGGACGTGCCATGA
- a CDS encoding IclR family transcriptional regulator translates to MAKKEKSEYLIQAVSHALDLLEQFHGETDELGVTELSKRLKLHKNNVFRLLATLESRGYIEQNRVTENYRLGLKTLELGQTFIRQMGLLRQSKPVLESLVKDCNETTYVAILKDFNIIYLDAVETDMTVRVVPRVGSRLPAYCTAAGKVQIAHMSDEELENYLPTKELKRYTKNTVTDRDVLKKQLKAIAEQGYAIDNEELDVGVKCVSAPIRDYTRRIIGAVSISGPSMRFTDDRLEKELIPLVTKAAKEISSKLGFQ, encoded by the coding sequence ATGGCAAAGAAAGAAAAATCAGAGTACCTCATTCAGGCCGTCTCCCACGCCTTGGACCTCTTGGAACAATTTCACGGGGAAACGGACGAACTGGGGGTCACCGAACTCAGCAAGCGGCTGAAGCTTCACAAAAACAACGTCTTCAGGCTTCTTGCGACACTGGAGTCACGGGGCTACATCGAGCAGAACCGGGTGACCGAGAACTATCGCCTCGGCCTCAAGACCCTTGAACTCGGACAAACCTTCATCCGCCAGATGGGCCTTCTGCGCCAGTCGAAACCGGTTCTGGAATCGCTGGTCAAGGACTGCAACGAAACAACCTACGTGGCTATCCTCAAGGATTTCAACATCATCTATCTCGATGCCGTGGAGACCGACATGACCGTGCGCGTGGTGCCCCGGGTCGGTTCACGGTTGCCGGCCTACTGCACCGCCGCCGGCAAGGTTCAGATCGCCCATATGAGCGATGAAGAGCTGGAAAACTATCTCCCGACCAAAGAGCTGAAGCGCTATACGAAAAATACCGTCACCGACCGCGATGTCCTCAAGAAGCAGTTGAAGGCCATCGCCGAGCAGGGCTACGCTATCGACAACGAGGAACTCGATGTCGGCGTCAAGTGCGTCAGCGCCCCGATCCGCGACTATACCCGCCGGATCATCGGCGCGGTCAGCATCTCCGGCCCATCCATGCGCTTTACGGATGACCGGCTGGAGAAGGAACTCATCCCCCTGGTGACGAAGGCGGCCAAGGAGATATCCTCCAAACTTGGTTTTCAATAA
- a CDS encoding universal stress protein, with protein sequence MLNLRKKILVAIDGSPQSDKAAEEAVRLAAGNKSQFKSQVYAMLVLPNSPTATYTDFVPSAPVTETEQWDDLRRRIFYVVEKCASEHDIPLEMIVEYGEPAEKLIEFAKREHIDVIAIGSSGKGFIQRRLMGSVSHRVASSAPCSVYIVRG encoded by the coding sequence ATGCTGAATCTGAGAAAAAAGATACTCGTCGCCATCGACGGTTCACCACAATCGGATAAGGCTGCCGAAGAGGCCGTCAGGCTTGCCGCCGGCAACAAAAGTCAGTTCAAGAGCCAGGTATACGCCATGCTGGTCCTGCCCAACTCGCCGACTGCGACGTACACCGATTTCGTGCCCTCGGCCCCGGTTACCGAGACGGAACAGTGGGACGATCTGCGCCGCCGCATATTCTATGTAGTCGAAAAATGCGCCTCCGAGCACGATATCCCCCTGGAGATGATTGTCGAATACGGTGAACCCGCCGAGAAGTTGATTGAATTTGCCAAGCGCGAACACATCGATGTAATCGCCATCGGCAGCTCCGGTAAAGGTTTTATACAGCGTCGCCTCATGGGAAGCGTTTCTCACCGGGTGGCAAGCAGCGCACCTTGTTCCGTGTATATCGTCAGGGGATGA
- a CDS encoding polysaccharide deacetylase family protein: MLLRFACYVLISVFSLSAPCFAAAAEDFRVPILLYHRFGPTVADGMTVTTPVFESHMKYLHDNGYTVIPLRRLVDHYRGKVPAPKPKSVVIVADDAHKSVYSDMLPVIRKYNYPVTIFAYPSAISNAKYAMTWDQLRALKKTGLFDIQSHTYWHPNFKKERKKLSNEAYDKFVTTQLLKSKAKLESELGGKVDLLAWPFGIYDDYLIKKAVEAGYVASFTIERRHAAPGDPVMKIPRYLLVNSDSGRAFVRLLEGNAVKRNVVY, encoded by the coding sequence ATGCTGTTGCGTTTCGCATGTTACGTGCTGATAAGCGTGTTCTCCTTGTCGGCCCCTTGTTTCGCTGCCGCCGCCGAAGATTTTCGCGTCCCGATCCTGCTTTATCACCGGTTCGGCCCCACGGTTGCCGATGGCATGACGGTCACGACGCCGGTATTCGAATCACATATGAAATACCTGCACGACAACGGTTATACCGTCATTCCTCTGCGTCGTCTCGTGGATCATTACCGGGGGAAGGTGCCGGCTCCCAAACCAAAATCGGTGGTTATCGTTGCGGACGATGCCCATAAATCCGTGTACAGCGATATGCTGCCGGTCATCCGAAAATATAATTATCCGGTCACGATCTTTGCCTATCCCTCCGCCATCTCCAACGCAAAGTACGCCATGACCTGGGATCAATTGCGGGCTCTGAAAAAAACGGGGCTCTTCGATATCCAGTCCCATACCTATTGGCACCCGAATTTCAAGAAAGAGCGGAAAAAGCTCAGTAATGAGGCCTACGACAAATTCGTGACGACTCAACTGCTGAAGTCGAAGGCCAAACTCGAGTCGGAGCTCGGCGGGAAGGTAGACCTGCTTGCGTGGCCATTCGGCATCTACGATGATTACCTGATCAAAAAGGCCGTCGAGGCCGGCTACGTGGCCAGCTTTACCATTGAACGCCGCCATGCCGCGCCCGGCGACCCGGTCATGAAGATCCCGCGCTATCTGCTGGTGAATTCCGACAGCGGCAGGGCGTTTGTCCGGCTTTTGGAAGGGAATGCCGTCAAACGGAATGTCGTGTACTAG
- a CDS encoding MarR family winged helix-turn-helix transcriptional regulator, whose translation MNDELPRKRSLMQPIPTLVAEIIDNLRRVFQVVNEQSKRVERETGLTGPQLWAIKMIAENAPIKISDLAHRMYLHPATIVGIVDRLEKRGLVERERCSKDRRVVHVALTDAGKQVVATSPEVAQGLLVKGLEVLPDSELRTIAGGFERMVKILGAQEIPPRLILSPEINLPKKRSAAGQN comes from the coding sequence ATGAACGACGAACTGCCGCGCAAAAGGAGCCTTATGCAGCCGATCCCCACTTTAGTCGCGGAAATTATCGACAATCTGCGGCGCGTATTTCAGGTCGTTAACGAGCAATCCAAAAGGGTCGAGCGGGAAACCGGGCTGACAGGGCCGCAGTTGTGGGCTATCAAAATGATTGCCGAAAATGCGCCGATCAAGATATCGGATTTGGCCCACAGGATGTATCTGCATCCGGCCACGATTGTCGGGATAGTCGACCGGCTTGAAAAACGGGGGCTCGTGGAGAGGGAGCGGTGCAGCAAGGATCGGCGGGTGGTCCATGTCGCGTTGACGGATGCGGGCAAGCAGGTCGTGGCGACCTCGCCGGAGGTGGCCCAGGGGCTTCTCGTCAAGGGTTTGGAAGTTCTGCCTGATTCGGAATTGCGCACGATTGCGGGTGGTTTCGAACGGATGGTTAAAATATTGGGGGCGCAGGAGATTCCCCCCCGTCTGATCTTGTCTCCAGAGATCAATCTTCCCAAAAAACGGTCTGCGGCCGGGCAAAACTAA
- a CDS encoding PilZ domain-containing protein, with protein MEDKRICERIEAPLDIKVTWPATQQIKPATTRDFSDSGAFVLVSFDPPPPVDAEMHLQLNGSVLGKEPPLLKARVVRVTDEGMAFRFVREGSE; from the coding sequence ATGGAGGACAAACGCATTTGTGAGCGGATTGAGGCCCCTCTGGATATAAAGGTCACCTGGCCCGCTACGCAACAGATCAAGCCGGCCACCACCAGGGACTTCAGCGACAGTGGGGCCTTTGTGCTCGTGTCCTTCGACCCCCCTCCGCCGGTTGATGCCGAGATGCATCTGCAACTCAACGGGTCGGTGTTGGGTAAAGAGCCGCCGCTACTCAAGGCACGGGTGGTGCGGGTCACGGATGAAGGCATGGCTTTCAGGTTTGTGCGCGAGGGATCGGAATAG
- the proC gene encoding pyrroline-5-carboxylate reductase: MLDGKTIGFIGGGNMAEAIIKGLLAGGLSTTSILVAEPVSSRRDFLAGEYGVELHEDNSDIVRRADIIILAIKPQVAASVLTGLEPAISADQLVISIMAGISTDFIEKTFASGARVIRVMPNTPALIQGAATAVCAGRKATQQDLEIAREIFSRVGTVVTIPEKQMDAVTGLSGSGPAYVFTFIEALADAGVKNGLPRDIAAQLAVQTVLGAARMVAETGEHPALLREKVTSPGGTTITALHTLENGRFRGLLMDAVDSACQRSKELSGK; encoded by the coding sequence ATGCTCGACGGAAAAACAATCGGCTTCATCGGCGGCGGCAACATGGCCGAGGCGATCATCAAGGGGCTCCTGGCCGGCGGCCTTTCGACCACATCCATCCTGGTGGCGGAACCGGTTTCCAGCCGCAGGGATTTTCTTGCCGGCGAGTACGGCGTGGAACTTCACGAAGATAATTCCGACATAGTCCGCCGTGCCGACATCATCATCCTGGCGATAAAACCCCAGGTGGCGGCCAGCGTGCTGACGGGACTCGAACCGGCCATTTCGGCGGACCAACTGGTCATATCCATCATGGCCGGCATCTCTACCGATTTCATCGAAAAAACATTTGCCAGCGGTGCGCGGGTCATACGGGTAATGCCCAATACACCGGCCCTGATCCAGGGAGCGGCCACGGCTGTCTGTGCCGGCAGGAAGGCCACGCAGCAGGATCTGGAAATTGCCCGCGAGATATTCTCCCGGGTCGGCACGGTCGTCACCATCCCGGAAAAACAGATGGATGCGGTAACCGGCCTGTCCGGCAGCGGCCCGGCCTATGTTTTTACCTTCATCGAGGCCCTGGCCGACGCCGGGGTGAAAAACGGTCTGCCGCGGGACATCGCGGCACAGTTGGCGGTACAGACCGTGCTTGGGGCCGCCCGCATGGTAGCGGAGACAGGTGAGCATCCGGCATTATTGAGGGAGAAGGTGACATCACCCGGCGGGACCACCATCACAGCCTTGCATACGCTGGAAAACGGCCGTTTCCGAGGCCTGCTCATGGATGCCGTGGACAGCGCCTGCCAACGTTCAAAGGAACTCTCCGGGAAATAA
- a CDS encoding EamA family transporter: protein MFKTVIIMFMAVSAGTVGDILLAKGMKEMGDISAMNLRGIMDAAFRALTTPKLIMGTAMLAIFFFLWLAVLSWEDLSVALPMQALNYVLVAFLSQYFLHETVTPLRWAGTLLVCVGVMMITKSGGAQ, encoded by the coding sequence ATGTTTAAGACCGTGATCATCATGTTCATGGCGGTAAGCGCCGGAACCGTGGGCGACATCCTGCTGGCCAAGGGGATGAAGGAAATGGGAGACATCTCGGCCATGAACCTGCGGGGTATCATGGATGCCGCTTTCAGAGCGCTGACCACGCCCAAGCTCATCATGGGCACCGCCATGCTGGCCATTTTTTTCTTTCTCTGGCTGGCAGTCCTTTCCTGGGAGGACCTGTCGGTGGCGCTCCCCATGCAGGCCCTCAACTACGTGCTGGTGGCGTTCCTCTCCCAGTACTTTCTGCATGAAACCGTGACTCCCCTGCGGTGGGCCGGCACCCTGCTGGTCTGCGTGGGAGTGATGATGATTACGAAAAGCGGCGGGGCGCAGTAG
- the hpnK gene encoding hopanoid biosynthesis-associated protein HpnK — MKQLIITSDDFGLSPGVNAAVEKAWRDGILTCASIMPGAAAFDEAVGIARRNPDLQVGLHLTLVQGSAVLPPEDIPGLVDAAGNFRDNPVAAGMRYFFDKGLYKPLQREIEAQIKRVKDAGIPVTHIDGHLNIHLHPTVFSILGELMPRYGIASFRLSRERLLHNLTFNRERVAGKTLERLIFGALSSHACSGLQRMGIRHACEVKGVLNSGRMNEEYILNILDGLNEGLTEIYFHPGCLPDSEITRRMPDYRHEDELAAITSPQVRRKLAALAIELTNYRGDVKQYV, encoded by the coding sequence ATGAAACAGCTTATCATAACCTCCGACGACTTCGGCCTTTCCCCCGGAGTCAATGCTGCCGTGGAAAAGGCCTGGCGTGACGGCATCCTGACCTGTGCTTCGATCATGCCGGGAGCAGCGGCTTTCGACGAAGCAGTGGGGATCGCCCGCCGTAATCCGGATCTCCAGGTCGGCCTGCACCTGACCCTGGTCCAGGGATCGGCCGTGCTGCCCCCGGAAGATATCCCCGGCCTGGTGGATGCAGCGGGCAACTTCAGGGATAACCCTGTGGCCGCCGGCATGCGGTACTTTTTCGACAAAGGGTTGTACAAACCGTTGCAGCGGGAGATCGAAGCCCAGATCAAACGGGTGAAGGACGCCGGCATCCCCGTGACGCACATCGACGGTCACCTCAACATCCACCTGCACCCCACGGTCTTCTCGATCCTCGGAGAGTTGATGCCCCGCTACGGCATCGCCAGCTTCCGCCTCTCGCGGGAGCGCCTCCTGCACAACCTGACCTTCAACCGTGAACGTGTCGCGGGAAAGACTTTGGAACGGCTCATTTTCGGCGCACTCTCCTCCCATGCCTGCTCGGGACTGCAACGAATGGGCATCCGCCATGCCTGCGAGGTCAAGGGGGTCCTCAACTCGGGGCGGATGAACGAGGAGTACATCCTCAACATCCTGGACGGACTGAACGAGGGACTGACGGAGATATACTTTCATCCCGGCTGCCTGCCGGACAGCGAGATCACCCGCCGTATGCCGGATTACCGCCATGAAGACGAACTGGCCGCCATCACCAGCCCGCAGGTCAGGCGGAAACTGGCTGCTTTAGCAATCGAATTGACCAATTATCGGGGAGACGTAAAACAGTATGTTTAA
- the hpnJ gene encoding hopanoid biosynthesis associated radical SAM protein HpnJ yields the protein MKPLFLNPPTFEDFDGGAGARYQASREVTSFWYPTWLCFPAGMIEGSRVVDAPVQKFTLDDCLKIARDFDMVVMYTSTPTLPIDIETARRIKEVKPGILTVLTGPHVTILPEESLRAGKGAIDIVCRGEFDYSTKELCEGRDWERVDGISFLKDGAVVHTPDRAPIADLDALPFVAPVYKRDLPIKEYVIPHFKNPYVSIYSSRGCPARCIYCLWPQTFSGRQMRTRSPQNVYEEIKWIVDNIPEMRELSFDDDTFSADKKHARAVAELIKPLGISWTINARANCDYETLKVMREAGLRHVVVGYESGNEQILKNIKKGVTKEQAIQFTKDCKKLGLSIHGAFIMGLPGETRETIQETIEYAKMLDLNSIQASLASPYPGTEFYDLCKEQGWIASDAFIDDTGHQKCVINYPHLSNAEIFNSVEEFYNKFYFRPKYILRSIGKMIVNGEERKKLLKEGKQYLDYMRKRKQAAS from the coding sequence ATGAAACCACTCTTTTTGAATCCTCCCACCTTCGAGGACTTTGATGGCGGTGCCGGAGCCCGCTATCAGGCATCCCGCGAGGTGACCTCATTCTGGTATCCCACCTGGCTCTGTTTTCCGGCCGGGATGATCGAAGGCAGCCGCGTGGTAGACGCGCCGGTACAGAAATTCACTCTGGACGACTGCCTTAAGATCGCCAGGGATTTCGACATGGTGGTGATGTACACCTCCACCCCCACGCTGCCGATCGATATCGAGACCGCGCGCCGCATCAAGGAGGTTAAACCGGGCATCCTCACGGTCCTGACCGGACCGCACGTTACCATCCTGCCGGAGGAATCGCTCAGGGCCGGCAAAGGTGCCATCGATATCGTCTGTCGCGGAGAATTCGACTATTCCACCAAGGAACTCTGCGAAGGCCGCGATTGGGAACGGGTGGACGGCATCAGCTTTCTGAAGGACGGGGCGGTCGTGCACACTCCCGACCGGGCTCCGATTGCGGATCTGGACGCACTCCCCTTCGTGGCCCCGGTCTACAAGCGCGATCTGCCGATCAAGGAATACGTCATCCCGCACTTCAAGAATCCCTATGTATCGATCTACTCCAGCCGCGGCTGTCCGGCCCGCTGCATCTACTGCCTCTGGCCCCAGACCTTTTCGGGCCGCCAGATGCGTACCCGCAGCCCGCAGAACGTCTACGAAGAGATCAAGTGGATCGTGGACAACATCCCCGAGATGCGCGAACTCTCCTTTGACGACGACACCTTTTCCGCGGACAAGAAACATGCCCGCGCAGTGGCCGAGCTGATCAAGCCGCTGGGCATCTCCTGGACCATCAATGCCCGCGCCAACTGCGACTACGAAACCTTGAAAGTCATGCGCGAAGCAGGCCTGCGCCACGTGGTGGTGGGCTACGAGAGCGGCAACGAGCAGATCCTCAAGAACATCAAAAAGGGGGTCACCAAGGAACAGGCGATCCAGTTCACCAAAGACTGCAAGAAGCTGGGACTCTCGATCCACGGTGCCTTCATAATGGGCTTGCCGGGCGAAACCAGGGAAACCATCCAAGAGACCATCGAGTATGCCAAGATGCTGGACCTCAACTCCATTCAGGCCTCGCTGGCCTCCCCCTACCCCGGCACCGAGTTCTACGACCTGTGCAAGGAGCAGGGCTGGATCGCCTCGGACGCCTTCATCGACGATACCGGCCACCAGAAATGCGTGATCAACTACCCGCACCTCTCCAACGCCGAGATTTTCAACTCGGTGGAGGAGTTCTACAACAAGTTCTACTTTCGCCCCAAATACATCCTGCGCAGCATCGGCAAGATGATCGTCAACGGCGAGGAACGTAAAAAACTGCTCAAGGAAGGCAAGCAGTACCTTGACTACATGCGCAAACGCAAGCAGGCGGCGTCCTGA
- a CDS encoding helix-hairpin-helix domain-containing protein, with amino-acid sequence MKKSLFKAALTAVSLLLAVGLSFGADTKAPAKPAAETAKAKTATAKTPAAAKMEPVDINSAGEAVLKAIPGIGDAYAAKIIVGRPYANKAQLKSRNILPAPVYEKVKDRIIAKQPKK; translated from the coding sequence ATGAAGAAGAGTCTGTTCAAGGCAGCCTTGACCGCTGTTTCGTTGTTGCTGGCCGTCGGCCTCTCCTTTGGCGCCGATACCAAGGCCCCTGCCAAGCCTGCCGCCGAAACGGCAAAGGCGAAAACCGCCACCGCCAAAACCCCGGCAGCGGCAAAAATGGAGCCGGTGGACATCAACAGCGCCGGCGAAGCAGTACTGAAGGCCATTCCCGGCATCGGCGACGCCTACGCCGCCAAGATCATCGTCGGCCGCCCCTATGCCAACAAGGCACAGCTCAAGTCCCGCAATATCCTGCCCGCTCCGGTTTACGAAAAGGTAAAAGACCGCATCATTGCAAAACAACCCAAAAAATAA
- a CDS encoding alpha/beta fold hydrolase yields the protein MADQALETEAGYFRFSSEDRIHYRVTGSGRRHILFLHGFAASRHTWEDLVPFFPANEYTLHLMDLKGHGNSVKQCRGDYSTLHNAHIVSAYIRSLGQNDVSLVGHSFGGLVGMCAALECPQISRLILIDAPGFPQNIPRFMRILRIPFIGPLFMALLSPRRIARKGLESVFYRQERITERLIERYAAGYRGVAAARALAETVRQMIPADAERMTCRYCGLAIPVLILWGEHDRIVKLWQARKLHEEIGGSRLAILADCGHNPHEELPKETFDLIRPFLAGETG from the coding sequence ATGGCTGACCAAGCACTAGAAACAGAAGCAGGATATTTCCGTTTCTCCTCCGAAGACAGAATCCATTACCGCGTAACCGGAAGCGGCCGGCGTCATATCCTGTTTCTGCACGGTTTTGCCGCGTCACGGCACACCTGGGAGGACCTCGTGCCGTTTTTTCCGGCCAACGAGTACACCCTGCACCTGATGGACCTGAAGGGGCACGGCAATTCCGTGAAACAATGCCGGGGCGATTATTCAACCCTGCACAACGCCCACATTGTGAGCGCTTACATCCGTTCCCTCGGCCAAAACGACGTGAGTTTGGTAGGGCACTCCTTCGGCGGGCTGGTGGGGATGTGTGCCGCCCTGGAATGTCCGCAGATCTCCCGCCTGATCCTGATCGATGCCCCCGGCTTCCCCCAGAATATCCCCCGTTTCATGCGCATTCTGCGTATCCCGTTCATCGGCCCGCTGTTCATGGCGCTTCTCTCCCCCCGCCGGATTGCCCGCAAGGGATTGGAATCGGTCTTTTACCGGCAGGAGCGGATTACGGAGCGGCTTATTGAGCGCTACGCCGCCGGTTACCGGGGAGTTGCAGCGGCCCGTGCTCTGGCCGAAACGGTGCGGCAGATGATACCGGCTGATGCGGAGCGGATGACGTGCCGCTACTGCGGCCTTGCCATACCGGTCCTCATCCTGTGGGGGGAGCACGACCGGATCGTCAAGTTGTGGCAAGCCCGGAAGTTGCACGAGGAGATAGGCGGTTCCCGGCTCGCGATCCTCGCCGACTGCGGACATAATCCCCATGAGGAACTCCCGAAGGAGACTTTTGACCTGATCCGGCCGTTCCTGGCCGGAGAGACCGGTTGA
- a CDS encoding DUF4350 domain-containing protein, translating to MSALLYAISAMILASSLSFAAETNPIVVFDQGHGQRFTVNDTGELQLSKLADTLRASKITITPTADPLSDDTLKGASGLVISGAFKPLQPAEVEAVARFMQNGGRLAVMLHIASPLSSLLTLLDVDYSNSILHERKNVIDKDLNFQVTDLSASPLFSGIKSFSAYGVWALRPGTSSSALARTSPEAWVDLNGDKVLSKGDAVGALAVVVAGTMGKGGFVVFGDDAIFQNRFLDDNNRKLATNLGTWLTKH from the coding sequence ATGTCCGCACTTCTTTATGCCATATCTGCAATGATCCTGGCTTCTTCCCTGTCGTTCGCCGCAGAAACCAACCCCATCGTCGTTTTCGACCAGGGCCATGGCCAGCGTTTTACCGTCAACGACACCGGCGAACTTCAGCTTTCAAAGCTGGCGGATACCTTGCGGGCCTCGAAGATCACCATCACTCCCACCGCGGACCCACTGAGCGACGATACACTGAAAGGCGCCTCCGGCCTGGTTATCTCCGGTGCCTTCAAACCGCTCCAACCTGCGGAGGTCGAGGCGGTTGCCCGCTTTATGCAAAACGGCGGCAGGCTGGCCGTCATGCTGCACATAGCCTCTCCCCTGAGCAGCCTGCTGACCCTCCTGGACGTCGACTATTCCAATTCGATCCTGCACGAACGCAAGAACGTTATCGACAAAGACCTTAACTTCCAGGTCACCGACCTTTCCGCCAGCCCGCTCTTCTCGGGGATCAAAAGCTTCTCGGCCTATGGCGTCTGGGCCCTCAGGCCCGGCACATCATCCAGCGCCCTTGCCCGCACCTCGCCCGAGGCGTGGGTCGACCTGAATGGCGACAAGGTCCTCTCCAAGGGGGATGCCGTGGGCGCCCTCGCAGTGGTTGTCGCGGGAACCATGGGAAAAGGCGGCTTCGTCGTCTTCGGCGATGACGCCATCTTCCAGAACCGCTTTCTTGACGACAACAACCGGAAGCTGGCAACCAACCTGGGAACATGGCTGACCAAGCACTAG
- a CDS encoding DUF3108 domain-containing protein, giving the protein MNKPGSIVFLAIVSVLCAGLVATPRGASAFPMPERLEFEISYTGIPAGRAVQEVSLEGNEVHIVSTAKSADWLRVFFPVEDRIESVLVSGAPPLYIGVPRLYRERIREGWTRFQKDAVFDRQKLEVRTRDLLKNSETTRSITRRTYDTLSSFFYFRSIPLQVGTSYFIDIFDCKKLWNTEVQVLRREVIETPLGRFRTVVIKPLLKSEGIFARTGDMYIWLTDDDRRIPVLMKSKVKIGSITATLVGGNYWPNKKQ; this is encoded by the coding sequence ATGAATAAACCGGGTAGTATCGTTTTCCTGGCCATCGTGTCGGTGCTCTGTGCGGGACTGGTTGCGACGCCGCGCGGCGCATCGGCCTTTCCGATGCCGGAACGGCTGGAATTCGAGATATCCTACACCGGCATCCCGGCCGGGCGGGCGGTACAGGAGGTGTCCCTCGAAGGCAACGAGGTGCATATCGTCTCCACGGCCAAATCCGCCGATTGGCTGAGGGTTTTTTTTCCGGTGGAGGACCGCATCGAATCGGTGCTAGTCTCGGGTGCGCCGCCTCTCTATATCGGAGTGCCCCGGCTGTACCGGGAACGTATCCGCGAGGGATGGACCCGTTTTCAGAAGGATGCGGTCTTTGATCGCCAGAAGCTGGAGGTCCGCACCAGGGACCTGTTGAAAAACAGTGAAACAACCAGGAGCATCACCAGGCGGACCTACGATACCCTGTCCAGTTTCTTTTATTTCCGCTCCATCCCGCTCCAGGTCGGTACTTCGTATTTTATCGACATATTCGACTGTAAGAAGCTCTGGAACACCGAAGTGCAGGTACTGCGGCGGGAGGTGATCGAAACCCCCCTGGGACGGTTCAGGACCGTTGTGATCAAACCGCTGCTCAAATCCGAGGGGATCTTTGCCCGCACCGGCGACATGTATATCTGGCTGACGGACGATGACCGCCGCATACCGGTGCTGATGAAGTCCAAGGTCAAGATAGGCAGCATCACGGCAACCCTGGTGGGCGGAAACTACTGGCCGAACAAGAAACAGTGA